Within Primulina tabacum isolate GXHZ01 chromosome 5, ASM2559414v2, whole genome shotgun sequence, the genomic segment TCATTTATCGAGAAGTATGAATTACTTGTTAAGTGTTTACATAATTTAGTAGTTATATACGCGACCCAATAAATCTGTACACgatcttcaaattttttttaacagaaCACCACCAGTGCTTTGGGGGTTTTCAGACCTATgcatatttcataaattaaataacattgcaaTATGAGATCAGAGGATTATGTTGAAAACCTTTATGAGAAAGTCAAGAAGTTTGCAAATAAAAACATCATGATCTAATCCAACCCAGAAAAGTCTTTCCAATTAGAATGGTAGATTTTGTTAGAAATCTATTGATTGTTTGGTACGTAGCATGAAATTATTCAATGATATCGATGCATAATTTAAGTGATGAAAAATCGAATGATATGATATGTAATGTCactatattatgtttgttgtataCATTGAGTGTGAGTCGAACAATTAATTACTCTTTTATCAACCATATCGAGCAATaccttataaaatttatttagctATACATGTACACTACTTTATAAATTTGTACATAGCTTTTGattcaacataaaaaaattgatatattaAAGTCGGAGCTGGTATTACAATAGGAATATAACGAGGATAGAAACTAGCAGTTCTAAACTTATATAATTCATACTTGGAATATATCTGAGTGCTAGAGCATAAAAACACCAGCAAATTCTAGCAAAAATTTCTACAATATTTATACATAATGAATTCTGCACAGCAACCAAGGACAGAGGGACGGAAACAAAATCATGAAGAGAATGTTTTCTACACCCCAAGACTGCACTTGACAATGACACCAATTCTTCCTCTTTTGTATGGATGAATTATGATGATTCTATAGCCAGTGAACTTTTCTTTCTACATGCAGATGTGGTGTTGGTTGGAGTAAAATTCCCTCCCACATTAACATTTGGTCTTGCACTTCTACGAGGTGATGAAAATGCACTTCTGGGAGACAAACTTACCTCTTCTAGTACACGGAACTGGAGCTCTGAAGGATAATCCCTCACACATCCAATTCGTGGTCCAGCTCCTGTTGTCCATCTGCAAGATAATTGATTAGCCAGCTGATAGGACTTCATCCCTTTGTGCGAGTTTATCCTCTTTATTATCTTTTCTTGAGGGACATGTTTTTCATATTCCTCTTCTTCAATATCTTGATCGAATAAGTTATGCTTGGAGAACGAAAACTCTGAGTCTGATAGGTATTCATCTGCTGTCTCATACCCATCGTCCAATGGACTCTCCAGAGCATAAGGAGACCCTGGTTTTGGGGTCCTGAACAACTCTACTGCCTCTTCCTTTTTTGGAATTTGAAGGAGAGTGATTTTCGACTGTAGTTTCCTGGACCATCTTGATATTGGGGGTTGTATATTTTCATCATCCTTCGAATGTTTTTGCCTTGAGTCCTCTACGTTTTCATTTTTGGTGTTGTGTTCTCTGGCATACCGGAAATCTGGTACTGATATGCTGCTACGCAGGCCAACACAAACTTCAAGTTCATCACTTGGTTCTTTCTGCAAAATAGTCAATTTAGTATTAAGAATTCACGTTTGATAAAGTAAAACCAAAGAGCATAATGGATCTTACTTGAACGACACTGAGATCAACATTGTTTTGCATAAGAAAGGCCATGAATTCCTCGAAGTTTTCTTCTGTTGGGAGGTAGTGTCCACTATGAGGCCAAACTGCCTGTGTCCAAAACAACAGATCATACATTTAAGGTCACTTCACCATTTGCAGATAGTCGTCAAACATACTAAATAaagcattaaaaaaaatactaactaaAGAAAACAGACGGGCTTGTGTAGCATTATTTAGGAAAATGGAACTGTTACTATAAATGTCCTCTAAATTATTGGATAAtactattcaaaattttaatatatcataaaatttagtTAAAAGTAATTATTATATTGGAATATCCTAAGAAAAGAGAAAATATATATGAGGGTAGGAATATCAAATACATGATAGTGTTTCTTTTGACTTTTGGAGACGAAAAACATTTGCagaaaatatggaaaaaaagaaaagaaaaaaaagatggTTGTGTTACATTCTTACCTTAAGAACACCATCTTCTACAACCAATCGTCCAGCAGATAATGTTGCACCTCCTGCTAAAAAACTGGAATGTTGAAAAGTACCCTTCTTCTTCTGTCCTACGTACAAGATTTTGGACACACTGAGCACAAAGATCCATTTTACATCTTCTGGCTCCTCCCTTGTGTCCAGAATTTTGCCACTTTCCTTGTATATCAACTTCCTGTTACTTATGATAACTTCATATGCACGTCTCTCCATCTACAAGGTTGAATAAGGAGTAATTTTCTCAATTCAATCTAGTCAGGAGGAAAGGCAATTCTTTTCTATTTCACATTATTAGCCATTTTGAGGTTTCAGCGATAACTCGAATTTTAAAAACTAGGTGGCATGGATATATACATTCAGCGAAATCAGTAACTTATATATGGGCTTGTGCAGCTTACCGGACCAAGATATTTGATACACTGTTGTTGAAGTTTTGATCTACGACATCTCTCTAGATTTACTTCTCTACCGTCTCCAATGTCTAGCCTGAAGTTCAAAGTAAACTGTGTCATAGATAGATGTAGACAAATGAGACTTGTTCACTGGGTAGTACATGAAAGTTACCAATAGAAGAAGGGTTGTTTACTATCACAATGGAGCCAGCTGATATAGTAAAATTGTAGGTTGTGGCCATACCGGTGTCTAGGATCAATCTAAAAGCACAATGTAAAAATGCTATGATTTCATAAATGAAGCATCCATTGAAAACTACTCGAAACACTGAAACTTACAGCCTCAAGCCAATGCTGCAAAGCCAGTTTCCGGGCATTATAAGCTATTGACAAACCTTTCCCCACCTAACATTAAAAAAGCAAGAGTTTTGATcgtaagaaattttaaaaacaacGAAGTGCGGCGAGTAAATGCACATACAAAACCTTGGCAGCTTTTGTTCTTGCTCTTGACCAACGTGAAATAGCTGTTTCAGGTTTCTCAATGTCGAAAAATGATACAGAACTACGTTTGAGCTCAGCAAAATCTAAAAGCTTCCACCTAAATGATAAACATTCTAAATCAGGAGCACAATAGAATGTGATGTTATATTAGCTAAAGCATAAAGGGTAGTACCATCTTTGCTCCACCAGAACAGCACAATCTGCAAGTTGCCTTCGGGTACGAAAACTCTTGTATGTTTTTTGCAACCTCACAGCAGCCAGATGTCTTTCATTGTCGGAATATTGCAGTGGTTTTTTTAGTATGGGCCATTTGTAGCTACAGGTCAAGCTCATTGGTGCACGCTCTTCTGGATCCTGGATGGAGATTTTGGCCTCTAATTCCCTCCTTTTAAAGCTGAGGGATCCTTCGATGATCATATTAGCAGAACCGGAAGCTTTCAATTTAGAATCTCCAACATTAAAGCCAACAGATGGAGCAATCCTCGCGTTGTTACCTCCAAAACTGACAGATCTTACTAACCGACTATCCAGATCATCCAAAGAATAGGCAAATGCCATTCCCATTTCTCTCAAAACCAGAAGCAACCAATCTGCATGAATGCATTCAATTCATGATATTAATACCAATGAGAATGTTCTGGTAGATTGATTTCTTGCTATATTCacaaatttaatcaattaatgaGTTAAAAGGAAGAAAACTAGAATCCCGATGCTAACATAAACGAGAAATGCCCATCATATTCTCCACATTTAGAAGGGAAAAATCATAGCATCCCATTGGTAATTATGCAATCAtgcaagaaaaaaattattttttttttggaaaaaaaaaagttgaatCAATCAAAATACATTTATCAAATGCATGAACCAACATCGAGAatgtatatgatttaatattttCCAAGTGCAAACAACCACCGTAAAGAAAAAAACATCACCACCAAATGGTTGCAAGAGGATTGAATTTGTACGTAACATTACCTCAAATCTTCGTTGAAATCTAATGAGAAACATAAAGAGACAAGGATGTGAAGGCGGGTGGGAGAGGGGTCCCCTTTAATATGATGGAAACACAAAGCTCTCCCTGTCTCTGTGTGCGTATCAATATTTGTTCGGAATGTTAGTGTTCTTGGAAAACAACTATCTTACTATTTATAGGAGGTTAGAGAATTATGGAGAAGAGCAAATATAGAACTCATAATAGAAAATTGTTTGAGGTGTGGGTTATACTCGATACTCCACtcctataataataataatctaacATATAAGgaacatataaatatatgacgTTCTAATTGTGAATTTTCTAATATACAtttgttcatttaagttagaaaattaaatcaatagtttttttaaatgagttttttttttttaatttattattcatCTTAAATTACTATGGATATTAATTAATACATATTGAATTCATCGATTTACCaatgatttttcttttttgCTACTAAAATTGGTTACTAAAACGAGTTGATTTCTTCATGATtgctaatgaatatttaatttttctatcttatcttttattttattttacatataaataCATCACTTTTATTACAAGTTGATTTTTACTAAGAAGCATCATACATGATGAAGATATTGAAATatgttaaatattatttgtAAGAATATTTTTTAACGTAGAATATTAATTGAGTTATTCCATGATTGCGGTTTGGCaataattttatcaatttatttttttaagaaattattttttaattgtggTTTTGCTATTTGTATCTCTCATTGCGCAGAATagattattataaaataatttttttaagaacttaataattttttatgtatttaaattatttttattatgtaatatcaaaaaatttatgaagCTCTTGATATTTTTATGTAGATGATAAGAAATGCTAAATGTTGACAAATTCTAATAAATTGATTtaagtaataattaaataaataatagctCAATAATTTGGTGATTTCACTTATGATTCATTATGTGTTacgataatattttatataataatgttTGTAAAGTTAAATTtactattattatatattttgttatccAATTTTCAGTTGGGTTCTAGACATAATTAATACAAATTAAAATTGTATTGGTATTATTCTACTACGAAATCATATGTATTGATTTATTGTCTTGTTTGTTCTTTTAAACCTATTAATTAATTTCTCATTGTATATGATGAAATTTTAtacataaagaaaaaaatttcttcttttctacatattaattaatttctcattatatatgataaatttttatacataaaaaacaaatttccacgtttaaaaataacaaactgttatttaatattaatcgCTTACTAATTTAACTAAGTTATATTTACTAATTCATTGTTTGTTATTACTATGATTGCAACATAATGGAGCAAAGGTGAGGGCATAGGGTTGTCACCCCAATAATTAATATTtgtgtttaaattattattaccaTTAATTGGTATTACTTTGTGTTTGATAACATTTTTTGATTAGCGGGAATATATTTGATTTAGAGAAATGATTTCTAGAATGTAAACTAACGTCCATATCGGATTTTTTAGGTACAATAATTGTTAATGCTAGGTAGA encodes:
- the LOC142544881 gene encoding IQ domain-containing protein IQM6-like, whose product is MGMAFAYSLDDLDSRLVRSVSFGGNNARIAPSVGFNVGDSKLKASGSANMIIEGSLSFKRRELEAKISIQDPEERAPMSLTCSYKWPILKKPLQYSDNERHLAAVRLQKTYKSFRTRRQLADCAVLVEQRWWKLLDFAELKRSSVSFFDIEKPETAISRWSRARTKAAKVGKGLSIAYNARKLALQHWLEAIDPRHRYGHNLQFYYISWLHCDSKQPFFYWLDIGDGREVNLERCRRSKLQQQCIKYLGPMERRAYEVIISNRKLIYKESGKILDTREEPEDVKWIFVLSVSKILYVGQKKKGTFQHSSFLAGGATLSAGRLVVEDGVLKAVWPHSGHYLPTEENFEEFMAFLMQNNVDLSVVQKEPSDELEVCVGLRSSISVPDFRYAREHNTKNENVEDSRQKHSKDDENIQPPISRWSRKLQSKITLLQIPKKEEAVELFRTPKPGSPYALESPLDDGYETADEYLSDSEFSFSKHNLFDQDIEEEEYEKHVPQEKIIKRINSHKGMKSYQLANQLSCRWTTGAGPRIGCVRDYPSELQFRVLEEVSLSPRSAFSSPRRSARPNVNVGGNFTPTNTTSACRKKSSLAIESS